From Sporosarcina sp. Marseille-Q4943, the proteins below share one genomic window:
- the fliJ gene encoding flagellar export protein FliJ: protein MMKPYEYRFEKVLTYREQEKTETEIEFKKAVDSFETIATELYELLKRKEDVIADHQEKMKMGFSINEIHHYARFIDSLDKRIEVLQREVIKARSKMNWFEEKLLEKTIEVKKFEKMKEIDKEHYRTEMEQAEASLLDELSTLKFHRRETGW, encoded by the coding sequence ATGATGAAACCTTACGAATACCGATTTGAAAAAGTGCTCACATACCGGGAACAGGAGAAGACGGAGACCGAAATAGAATTCAAGAAAGCGGTCGATTCTTTTGAAACAATCGCAACTGAACTGTATGAGCTCTTGAAGCGGAAGGAAGACGTCATTGCCGACCATCAGGAAAAGATGAAAATGGGCTTTTCGATTAATGAAATCCATCACTACGCTCGATTTATCGATAGTCTCGATAAAAGGATAGAAGTACTGCAACGTGAAGTCATTAAAGCCCGCTCCAAAATGAACTGGTTCGAGGAGAAATTGCTTGAGAAAACGATCGAAGTGAAAAAGTTCGAAAAGATGAAGGAAATAGATAAAGAACATTATCGTACTGAAATGGAACAGGCGGAAGCAAGTTTGTTGGATGAATTATCAACATTGAAGTTCCATAGAAGAGAAACAGGGTGGTAA
- a CDS encoding MotE family protein, producing MARNSKLHADKKIVEKKKSTRLFQEVLLWTLIPLLFTTMVLLIIAYVADVNVFDKAKEWSKSLPFTDQKQADDENEDDLIIEERVVELQAEIQEKEAQLFKLQENLAKSEDEKKVLLDEQTSLLAQIEALKMEKEDYKRDMKEIISTFEKMSAKSAAPVITKMSDAEAIEILTKLKPEVLAPILEKMSPEDAAKYTSLMTK from the coding sequence TTGGCGAGGAATTCAAAACTGCATGCTGACAAAAAAATCGTCGAAAAGAAGAAAAGCACCCGTCTCTTCCAAGAAGTGTTGCTATGGACGCTCATTCCATTGCTCTTCACAACGATGGTGCTATTGATCATTGCATATGTCGCCGACGTTAACGTCTTTGACAAAGCGAAGGAATGGTCCAAATCCCTTCCGTTTACTGATCAGAAGCAGGCCGATGACGAAAATGAAGATGACTTGATCATCGAAGAAAGAGTCGTCGAATTGCAAGCGGAAATCCAGGAGAAGGAAGCGCAACTATTCAAGCTTCAGGAAAACCTGGCGAAATCAGAGGACGAAAAAAAGGTTCTTCTCGACGAGCAGACTAGCTTGTTAGCGCAAATAGAAGCTTTGAAAATGGAAAAAGAAGACTATAAACGTGACATGAAGGAAATTATTTCAACGTTCGAAAAAATGTCTGCAAAATCCGCAGCACCGGTCATTACAAAAATGAGTGATGCGGAGGCGATTGAGATACTTACCAAGCTAAAACCTGAAGTTCTCGCACCGATATTAGAAAAGATGTCGCCTGAAGACGCCGCAAAGTATACGAGTCTCATGACAAAATAG